Proteins found in one Paenibacillus sp. FSL R10-2782 genomic segment:
- a CDS encoding sugar ABC transporter permease yields the protein MKGSSQKLAPYLFIGPSIILLTLFSLLPILLALVISFTDMDLSGLVNYDNIRFIGLENYKNVLIDPSFLKSIGNTLFFVIIGVPLVLLFSLSIAILINMGKSRAFKVFRVVFYLPSVTNVVAVAVVWSYLYNPTLGLFNYVLGMMNLDPVPWLTDPTMAKISLILLAVWRGIGLNMIIFIAAIKGIPGSYYEAAQLDGANTWQQIRYITLPQLRYAIFFVSITTMIGWLQFFEEPFVMTKGKPLDGTLSASLFIYNNGFQFSKFGYAAAGSFILFFAIIAVTLIQFRLQNKAES from the coding sequence ATGAAAGGAAGCTCGCAGAAGCTTGCGCCATACTTGTTTATCGGTCCCTCCATCATTCTGCTGACGCTGTTTTCGTTGTTGCCGATTTTACTGGCACTCGTGATCAGCTTCACAGATATGGATCTGTCAGGACTCGTTAATTATGATAATATTCGCTTTATAGGACTGGAAAATTACAAGAATGTGCTAATAGACCCTTCTTTTCTAAAGTCCATTGGGAACACTCTATTTTTCGTCATCATCGGGGTTCCTTTAGTGCTATTGTTTTCACTCAGCATTGCAATCCTGATTAACATGGGTAAATCACGTGCTTTCAAAGTTTTCCGCGTGGTGTTCTATCTGCCGTCCGTAACAAACGTGGTGGCGGTAGCGGTGGTCTGGAGTTATTTGTATAATCCGACCCTCGGGCTTTTCAACTATGTACTGGGCATGATGAATCTGGATCCTGTTCCTTGGCTGACCGATCCTACGATGGCGAAGATATCGCTTATTTTATTGGCTGTTTGGCGGGGAATAGGCTTAAATATGATTATTTTCATTGCTGCCATTAAAGGGATTCCGGGTTCTTACTATGAGGCGGCTCAGCTTGACGGGGCCAACACATGGCAACAAATTCGTTATATTACCCTTCCGCAGCTCCGCTACGCCATTTTCTTCGTATCCATTACGACGATGATCGGCTGGCTGCAATTTTTCGAGGAACCGTTCGTCATGACCAAAGGGAAACCGCTTGACGGCACACTATCAGCATCCCTGTTTATATACAATAACGGTTTCCAATTTAGTAAATTCGGTTATGCCGCGGCGGGATCGTTCATTCTGTTCTTTGCGATCATCGCGGTGACGCTGATTCAGTTCCGTTTGCAAAATAAAGCGGAGTCCTGA
- a CDS encoding S8 family serine peptidase, with protein MNSKIHVAIIDDGVTAEVFNTNMLYDIEMVSSLPVHFQTSTSAAQDKPLEDERQNMYMMNHGTLCAGIVQAYFPNAVISSVKILKQRKGNADQLCAALRWCVKHGVQVANISLGSTDFRDRTLLREVVNEVAAAGLIMVSAAHNGGFLTYPASFSNVIGVECDRSGNLAAGQYRYNLEAAFGGGIEFTAFARHALTDVLGGTVLCPNSNSYAAPLITAQVCMLLQSSKCIYSIELLKNELQEHSCNLVQASRLPVQRYRNPDWIRCAFVFKAGAATCTVAPYYFQIQREILISSQEAVPVIKAVLVQEHEQQRITDTLILLGHMDAVTLRQVSHLAIQYGKHVVYAGEWQCDIPTMGFFSRQLRLWHGEVGLQRELEKYKEGKSLEIPFVAIYYDGEMDIFYFLHLLKMSFVRDGYHCWVAMDQSRAVLHDMEYICFSRTVNRMEELVCCCNRIASMVHADVVILCLEACQGLDGLRKQNSPDTELELWLQTTEGSEAIRISIVSNNKLLEKRTLQGLNVEAIDALYKYIEYVLVN; from the coding sequence GTGAATTCTAAGATTCATGTAGCGATTATTGACGACGGAGTTACTGCGGAAGTCTTCAATACAAATATGTTGTATGATATTGAAATGGTCTCTTCATTACCAGTTCATTTTCAAACATCCACAAGTGCTGCCCAAGACAAGCCCCTGGAAGACGAACGACAGAATATGTACATGATGAACCATGGGACATTATGTGCAGGTATTGTACAAGCCTATTTTCCGAATGCAGTGATAAGTAGTGTTAAAATATTGAAACAAAGGAAAGGAAATGCTGATCAACTTTGCGCTGCCCTGCGCTGGTGTGTAAAACACGGGGTACAGGTAGCCAATATCAGTCTGGGAAGTACCGATTTTCGGGATCGTACCTTATTGCGGGAAGTGGTGAATGAAGTTGCGGCCGCAGGGCTTATTATGGTAAGTGCCGCACACAATGGCGGTTTTCTCACTTATCCTGCTTCCTTCAGCAATGTGATTGGAGTAGAATGTGACCGAAGCGGGAACCTTGCTGCAGGTCAATACAGGTATAACCTTGAGGCGGCCTTCGGTGGTGGAATTGAATTCACGGCTTTTGCTAGACATGCCCTTACAGACGTGTTAGGAGGGACAGTGTTGTGCCCTAACAGCAACAGCTATGCAGCCCCGCTAATCACGGCACAGGTATGTATGTTATTGCAGAGCTCTAAGTGTATTTATTCTATAGAGTTGCTTAAGAACGAATTGCAGGAACATAGCTGTAATCTGGTGCAAGCCTCCCGTTTACCAGTGCAACGGTACAGAAATCCAGATTGGATTCGGTGTGCGTTTGTATTTAAAGCAGGTGCTGCTACCTGTACAGTGGCACCGTATTATTTTCAGATTCAACGTGAAATTCTGATCTCCTCTCAAGAGGCTGTTCCTGTGATCAAAGCGGTGCTCGTGCAGGAGCATGAGCAACAACGTATAACCGATACCCTCATTTTATTGGGGCACATGGATGCGGTTACCCTTCGGCAAGTGAGTCATTTGGCTATTCAGTACGGTAAGCATGTGGTTTATGCAGGTGAATGGCAGTGCGATATCCCCACGATGGGCTTTTTCTCCCGTCAATTGCGCTTATGGCATGGAGAGGTCGGCCTACAGAGAGAACTGGAGAAGTATAAGGAAGGAAAGTCTCTTGAAATTCCGTTTGTCGCTATTTATTATGACGGGGAAATGGACATATTTTATTTTCTGCATTTGCTGAAAATGTCTTTTGTCCGGGATGGATATCATTGTTGGGTTGCAATGGATCAGTCCAGAGCTGTATTGCATGATATGGAATACATTTGCTTTTCTCGTACTGTAAATAGAATGGAGGAGCTTGTATGCTGTTGTAATAGGATCGCCTCCATGGTTCATGCGGATGTTGTTATTCTTTGTCTGGAGGCCTGTCAGGGTTTGGATGGGTTGAGGAAACAGAACTCACCGGATACAGAGCTGGAGCTTTGGTTGCAAACAACTGAAGGATCAGAAGCTATCCGAATTTCTATAGTAAGTAATAATAAACTTCTGGAGAAAAGGACGCTCCAAGGTTTAAATGTGGAGGCTATAGACGCTCTGTATAAATATATAGAGTATGTGCTGGTCAATTAA
- a CDS encoding muscle M-line assembly protein unc-89 Uncoordinated protein 89 — MEQKQNLIDRRSDYLSNAVKRGASPDNIKADLEEMDKQIQQMDEAIQKQTLEEQRKALGTDEESKKEIEKGLAEKTEQYNPKTAEEQKQSFFTYTMKGIVSANNELKMAKVTKMAQITLQSEAKGWENSDPAKSAALREKAEGLNSKILDIAGAVNEHITEALQREQPITREDNQSDEEKQRVEAEGVWTEQELHAYSDSAKGKTEAVGTNVNTVA; from the coding sequence ATGGAGCAAAAACAAAATCTGATTGATAGGCGTTCTGATTACTTGAGTAATGCGGTCAAGCGAGGAGCCAGTCCAGATAATATAAAAGCTGACCTTGAGGAAATGGATAAGCAGATTCAACAAATGGATGAGGCTATTCAGAAACAGACGCTTGAAGAACAACGCAAGGCTTTAGGTACAGATGAGGAGAGCAAAAAAGAGATTGAAAAGGGATTGGCAGAGAAAACAGAGCAATATAATCCCAAGACAGCTGAAGAGCAAAAACAGAGTTTTTTCACATACACGATGAAGGGTATTGTCTCTGCAAACAATGAGCTGAAGATGGCGAAAGTAACCAAAATGGCTCAAATCACATTGCAAAGCGAGGCGAAGGGGTGGGAGAACAGCGACCCTGCAAAATCTGCGGCCTTGCGAGAGAAGGCAGAGGGGCTTAATAGCAAAATCCTGGATATAGCCGGAGCTGTCAATGAGCATATTACCGAAGCGCTGCAAAGGGAACAACCGATTACCCGTGAAGATAATCAAAGTGATGAGGAAAAACAGCGTGTAGAGGCAGAGGGAGTGTGGACTGAGCAAGAGCTCCATGCTTACTCGGATTCGGCTAAAGGAAAGACAGAAGCGGTCGGCACGAATGTTAATACTGTAGCTTAA
- a CDS encoding extracellular solute-binding protein, translating to MMKRTLGIVLASTLLLGGALAGCSSKDESSGKDANGKTTITLWGMGAEGKLLPEIAKDFEKENPDIHVDVQALPWDNAHDKLLTAVASKSGPDVVQLGTSWVPELASAGALTDITPYISKYPELDSKNFFSGAVDTAKFEGKPVGVPWYTETKILFYRSDLLKQVGYNEAPKTWEELSDAAQKLAARGKGKYGIAINSKEQSLGFMFALQNGSKLIDEQGNPLFNQPPFVEAVKYLNTFFQNGSNALDLGIDSVQGLQGDGIVPMFISGPYMIREIKSKAPELDGKWNIAELPGKVNNLSVLGGSNLSIMQFSKHPEESAKFLAYMSKPETQLKWMELSSTLPAATKPWEDAKLKSDPMLQTIRKQLDHSAALPQLAAWEEVSQQFIKSFERIYRGQADVQKEMDDFNQQAASIMKK from the coding sequence ATGATGAAAAGAACGTTAGGGATCGTTTTGGCAAGCACCTTATTACTGGGGGGCGCGTTGGCAGGCTGTTCGTCCAAGGATGAATCATCCGGCAAGGATGCGAATGGAAAAACGACGATTACCCTATGGGGCATGGGGGCGGAAGGTAAGTTGCTGCCTGAGATTGCAAAGGATTTTGAAAAGGAAAATCCTGATATTCATGTAGATGTGCAGGCACTGCCTTGGGATAATGCTCACGATAAGCTGCTGACAGCAGTTGCTTCCAAATCCGGTCCGGATGTGGTTCAGTTGGGTACATCATGGGTTCCGGAGCTTGCATCTGCGGGTGCATTGACGGACATCACCCCTTATATCAGCAAATATCCTGAGCTGGATTCAAAGAATTTCTTTTCGGGTGCTGTGGATACGGCAAAATTTGAGGGGAAACCTGTAGGCGTTCCTTGGTATACCGAAACGAAGATTTTGTTCTACCGTTCAGATCTATTGAAGCAGGTTGGATATAATGAAGCACCTAAAACGTGGGAAGAACTTTCGGACGCTGCTCAAAAGCTGGCGGCGCGTGGCAAAGGGAAATATGGTATTGCCATTAATTCCAAGGAGCAGTCTCTGGGCTTTATGTTCGCTCTTCAGAACGGCTCCAAGCTGATTGATGAGCAGGGCAATCCGCTGTTCAACCAGCCGCCGTTTGTAGAAGCTGTGAAGTATTTGAATACCTTTTTCCAAAACGGCTCCAATGCCCTCGATCTTGGGATAGATTCCGTTCAGGGATTGCAAGGTGATGGTATCGTTCCTATGTTTATCAGCGGTCCTTACATGATTAGAGAAATCAAGAGCAAGGCACCTGAGCTGGATGGAAAATGGAATATAGCGGAGCTTCCTGGCAAAGTAAACAACCTGTCTGTTTTGGGCGGGTCGAATCTTTCGATTATGCAGTTTAGCAAGCACCCGGAGGAATCGGCCAAATTCCTGGCTTACATGAGCAAACCGGAAACGCAGCTGAAGTGGATGGAGCTGTCCAGTACCTTGCCTGCTGCTACCAAGCCATGGGAAGATGCAAAATTGAAGAGTGATCCGATGCTTCAAACGATTCGTAAACAGCTCGATCATTCCGCAGCATTACCGCAGCTGGCAGCATGGGAAGAGGTTTCTCAACAATTCATCAAGAGCTTCGAGCGCATTTACCGTGGTCAAGCCGACGTACAGAAGGAAATGGATGATTTTAACCAGCAAGCTGCAAGTATTATGAAAAAATAA
- the ccpM gene encoding Cys-rich peptide radical SAM maturase CcpM, whose product MMNICKPFIYTFQTRLHHYLYDVNTNLILRIKEEAYDFLNQHRSFDLNQIEDTPELQQYIGHLLDNGFLSSQRPQIIHHPKTKHLEHMLKYQLKTLTLQVTQNCNLRCSYCVYSGNYDNRGHSSLRMDFETAKKCIDFVIDRSVDSERLDFGFYGGEPLINFPLIQQCVEYIKEKVVHRDIGFHLTTNGTLLNDDILAFLNEHQFVLTVSLDGDKENHDRNRRFAVNGRGSFDTIIANVDKIKESYPDLFEWINFNVVMDTRNDFGCVNDFYANYETFESLYSVRSSYINDAYAKDEVMYRNTFIEQRGYEVFKMMLSKFGRMDESHVSKLIKDYYVQIYFRMFHYRKPSAGMPLEAHHGGPCVPGVQRLFADVNGNLYPCERVSEQSEVVQIGNVDSGFDVDKISQILNVGSITEDACKNCWNFRFCTLCVAVADDLHTLSREMKLNHCAVVKNDVRHTLLDFCMLNELGYDFSDDTILDFENA is encoded by the coding sequence ATGATGAACATTTGTAAACCGTTTATATATACATTTCAGACTAGACTGCATCATTATCTGTATGATGTGAATACAAACCTGATTTTGCGGATTAAGGAGGAAGCGTATGACTTTTTGAATCAGCATCGCAGCTTTGATCTGAATCAAATAGAAGATACGCCAGAGTTGCAACAGTATATTGGACATTTACTGGATAACGGTTTTTTATCTTCACAGCGTCCGCAGATCATTCACCACCCGAAGACCAAACATTTGGAGCATATGTTAAAGTACCAGCTTAAGACGCTCACCCTGCAAGTAACGCAAAATTGCAATCTCAGGTGCTCCTACTGTGTCTATTCTGGAAATTATGACAATCGTGGGCATTCCAGCTTGCGGATGGATTTTGAAACGGCGAAAAAGTGCATTGACTTTGTAATCGACAGGTCAGTGGACAGTGAACGGCTCGATTTTGGCTTTTATGGGGGAGAGCCACTGATCAATTTCCCGCTCATCCAGCAATGTGTTGAATATATCAAGGAAAAAGTGGTGCACAGGGATATCGGTTTTCATCTGACGACCAACGGTACATTGCTTAATGACGATATTTTGGCATTCTTGAATGAGCACCAATTTGTCCTTACAGTCAGCCTGGACGGAGACAAGGAAAATCATGACAGAAACAGACGGTTCGCCGTTAACGGACGAGGATCATTCGATACGATTATTGCAAATGTAGATAAAATCAAGGAGAGCTACCCCGATCTGTTTGAGTGGATTAATTTTAATGTCGTTATGGATACCCGCAATGATTTTGGCTGTGTGAATGATTTCTACGCTAATTATGAAACGTTCGAGAGTTTGTATAGCGTTAGATCCTCATACATTAACGATGCTTATGCAAAGGATGAAGTAATGTATAGGAATACCTTTATTGAACAACGAGGCTATGAAGTATTTAAAATGATGCTGTCTAAATTCGGGAGAATGGATGAAAGCCATGTCTCCAAGCTGATTAAGGACTATTATGTTCAGATATACTTCCGGATGTTTCATTACAGAAAGCCGTCTGCAGGCATGCCACTGGAGGCGCATCATGGGGGACCGTGCGTGCCGGGTGTCCAACGCCTGTTTGCTGATGTAAATGGAAACCTGTATCCGTGTGAGCGGGTAAGCGAGCAGTCTGAGGTGGTCCAGATTGGCAATGTAGATTCGGGCTTTGATGTGGATAAAATCAGTCAAATATTAAACGTTGGCTCCATTACTGAAGATGCCTGTAAAAATTGCTGGAATTTCCGCTTCTGTACGCTATGCGTCGCTGTGGCAGACGATTTGCACACATTATCCAGAGAAATGAAGCTGAACCACTGTGCTGTAGTGAAAAATGATGTAAGACATACTTTACTGGACTTTTGCATGCTGAATGAGCTTGGATACGATTTTTCTGATGATACGATCCTTGATTTTGAAAATGCATGA
- a CDS encoding peptide maturation system acyl carrier-related protein, translating into MNGTQDVVELELENIFLKLFEIRLNEVDIGAPLLGSGMRLLPRDLVYLFFEVEKSFAIQISQERISEGCFLTYDRLLETVRECINEQRS; encoded by the coding sequence ATGAATGGAACGCAGGATGTTGTGGAGTTGGAACTGGAAAATATCTTTTTGAAACTTTTTGAAATCAGGCTAAATGAGGTAGACATCGGCGCTCCACTGCTTGGTTCGGGAATGAGACTACTTCCGCGTGATTTGGTATACCTCTTCTTTGAAGTAGAAAAAAGCTTTGCTATTCAGATTTCACAGGAACGAATATCGGAGGGCTGTTTCCTTACATATGATCGTTTGCTGGAGACTGTAAGGGAATGTATAAACGAACAGAGGAGTTGA
- a CDS encoding TIGR04066 family peptide maturation system protein yields MDKLLIFPFDSETIALVRNLNLLGSYSEVVLVSFKGSGMIGKDACVADKGAVTGLTVKPESCLEQELEQCDAILLVRSNFKLDITELYLPLIIKAMKLGKKVMCNFTLPDECMTIIDQYRNQESKLTLKNTFDIFTKGLTAPDPASGIHDFFTPVIFILGLNERTNKLGLQFAVRQKLEAAGYRISQMTSNGCGELVGAHSFPQFMLESGLTETQKIIMFNRFLKKIEQSEKPDLMLVGIPGGVVPYNNTFTNYFGITSFLASRAVVPDGLICCLHYDEYNTQYLEHVQKYLENRFSSSLLGYALCNNVFDSYSSSTVNMQYSSVDSRFVEEKKREFSDYPVPIMNLSNDDDIGKMADHILNYFSSEQNLIKL; encoded by the coding sequence ATGGATAAGCTGCTCATTTTTCCATTTGATAGTGAGACGATAGCTCTTGTGAGAAATTTGAATTTATTGGGTAGTTACAGCGAGGTGGTACTTGTTTCCTTTAAGGGGTCGGGCATGATCGGGAAGGATGCCTGTGTAGCCGATAAGGGAGCAGTTACGGGGCTCACGGTGAAACCGGAGTCTTGTCTGGAGCAAGAGCTGGAGCAGTGCGATGCCATTTTGTTGGTGCGTTCGAATTTTAAACTGGACATCACGGAGCTCTATCTGCCACTGATTATTAAGGCCATGAAGCTCGGGAAAAAAGTAATGTGTAATTTCACTTTACCGGATGAATGCATGACTATCATCGATCAGTATCGGAATCAAGAAAGCAAGCTCACGTTAAAAAATACATTCGATATATTTACCAAGGGACTTACTGCCCCGGACCCAGCTTCCGGTATTCACGATTTCTTTACGCCAGTCATTTTTATACTGGGCTTAAATGAGCGGACAAACAAGCTTGGACTCCAGTTTGCTGTTCGACAGAAGCTTGAGGCGGCAGGATATCGGATTTCCCAGATGACGTCGAACGGGTGCGGGGAACTGGTCGGTGCTCATTCCTTTCCCCAATTTATGCTGGAGAGTGGGCTGACGGAGACCCAGAAGATTATTATGTTCAATCGTTTTCTGAAAAAAATAGAGCAAAGTGAGAAACCTGATCTTATGCTCGTAGGCATTCCGGGAGGGGTAGTACCATATAACAATACCTTCACGAATTATTTTGGTATTACATCTTTTCTGGCATCAAGGGCTGTCGTACCTGACGGTTTGATCTGCTGTCTTCATTATGATGAGTACAACACTCAGTATCTGGAGCATGTGCAAAAGTATCTTGAAAATCGTTTTTCTTCATCTTTATTGGGATATGCCTTGTGTAACAATGTATTTGACAGCTATTCTTCCTCTACTGTGAATATGCAATATTCTTCTGTGGATAGCCGATTTGTCGAAGAGAAGAAGCGGGAGTTTTCTGATTATCCTGTACCCATAATGAACCTGTCCAATGATGACGACATCGGAAAGATGGCTGATCATATTTTGAATTATTTTTCAAGTGAGCAGAATCTTATTAAGTTGTAA
- a CDS encoding ABC transporter ATP-binding protein, translating into MKESIVFKRLAGLFRTHLKSVTIILTCLMISAGMNMLLPLTSRLIMDDGLLKGNMHAVILYTSAAFVLVCSDKLLHVCKEAFRAGLSANITYSLYERAYLHLTRLRMSYFTRTNEAELLNQISMDVGNISRVADSGLFFVIMQAFSMIGGLCGLFMINWKMTVIVLCFLPVKYVAVQYFVRRRKKLIGEMIESSSDFAQWFGEAIGGMKEQRMFGLLANRHQEFSSRQHRIVGTERKISMLDAWNTASESILIQLLIMVLYIIGSNLIFRLELTVGGIFAFIAYSAYVTTPIFAILNIGYMLAEILPSAIRYYQFLDGEEEETLDLSVLEPISSNRAPDNHIAFHNVSFSYNEDEPVISGLNFMIARGEKVAIIGANGSGKSTVLDLIMRFCQPDQGIITYEGIDIQSYEMDEYRSRIALVSQQVYLFDTTIRDNIRLGSGVSDDVVATSIRDIGLTEFTQSLSDDFRIGSNGSRLSGGQRQKIAMARALVREAPLFILDEATSNLDAASEVNVHQLLETRLSDKTVIVVTHRSEVLKYVQKIILLEAGQSAQIGSHHYFMEHHPGYRKWVSENDEKTNEMIW; encoded by the coding sequence ATGAAAGAATCAATTGTGTTCAAACGATTGGCGGGATTATTTAGGACGCACTTGAAGTCCGTCACTATTATTCTGACGTGTCTAATGATATCGGCGGGTATGAACATGCTACTGCCTTTAACAAGCAGACTCATTATGGATGACGGCCTTTTAAAAGGAAATATGCATGCTGTAATCCTGTACACGTCTGCTGCATTTGTGCTGGTATGCTCAGACAAGCTATTGCATGTATGCAAGGAAGCATTCAGGGCGGGTTTAAGTGCCAATATAACGTATTCACTATATGAGAGGGCCTACCTCCATTTGACAAGGCTCCGAATGAGTTATTTTACCCGTACGAACGAAGCAGAACTGCTCAATCAAATCAGTATGGATGTAGGTAATATATCAAGGGTTGCAGACAGCGGACTTTTTTTCGTCATCATGCAGGCGTTTAGTATGATTGGCGGTTTATGTGGTTTGTTCATGATTAATTGGAAAATGACAGTCATTGTGCTTTGCTTTTTGCCAGTCAAGTATGTTGCTGTACAGTATTTTGTCAGGCGCAGAAAAAAGCTGATAGGAGAAATGATAGAAAGTAGCAGTGATTTTGCGCAGTGGTTTGGAGAGGCCATCGGAGGAATGAAGGAGCAGCGGATGTTCGGTCTGCTTGCTAACAGGCATCAGGAATTCTCATCGAGGCAGCATCGTATCGTCGGTACGGAACGAAAAATATCGATGCTGGATGCATGGAATACGGCCTCGGAATCTATCTTGATTCAATTGCTGATTATGGTGCTGTATATCATTGGATCCAATCTTATATTTCGGCTAGAGCTTACCGTTGGCGGTATTTTTGCGTTTATTGCGTACAGTGCCTATGTGACAACGCCTATTTTCGCCATCTTAAATATAGGTTACATGCTGGCTGAGATTCTCCCGTCTGCCATTCGCTACTATCAATTTCTGGATGGAGAAGAGGAGGAAACGTTGGATTTGTCTGTTTTAGAGCCTATTTCTTCTAATCGGGCACCGGACAACCACATTGCGTTTCATAATGTTTCGTTTTCATATAACGAAGATGAGCCTGTTATAAGTGGATTGAACTTTATGATTGCTAGAGGGGAGAAGGTTGCAATCATAGGAGCCAATGGATCGGGCAAATCCACCGTTCTTGATCTCATTATGCGTTTTTGCCAACCCGATCAAGGGATCATCACTTATGAGGGCATTGATATTCAAAGCTACGAAATGGATGAATATCGTAGCCGGATAGCTTTGGTCAGCCAGCAAGTGTATTTATTCGATACTACGATTCGTGACAATATTCGGTTAGGCTCAGGTGTCAGTGACGACGTAGTTGCTACAAGTATTAGAGACATTGGATTAACTGAATTCACACAGAGTCTGTCAGACGATTTTCGTATCGGGTCTAATGGCTCCAGACTGTCAGGCGGTCAAAGACAGAAGATTGCCATGGCCCGGGCATTGGTTAGGGAGGCACCGCTATTTATTCTGGATGAGGCGACCTCTAATCTGGATGCAGCTTCCGAGGTGAATGTCCATCAATTGTTGGAGACACGTTTGAGTGACAAGACGGTAATCGTTGTCACACATCGTAGCGAGGTGTTGAAGTATGTTCAAAAAATTATTTTGCTGGAAGCTGGACAGTCAGCCCAAATTGGATCACATCACTACTTTATGGAGCATCATCCAGGCTACAGAAAATGGGTTTCGGAGAATGATGAGAAAACAAATGAAATGATTTGGTGA
- a CDS encoding carbohydrate ABC transporter permease: protein MKTAVQQARANSRSGEKTFQWFVAILLTVGGLLMVLPFAWMILSSFKTESEVTQIPPTIWPQHFTLDNFKTLFDSMAFGTYLTNTLVIVLASFFGLFLNAMAGYGFAKFKFKGKGFLFYLVLATMMVPGQVTMIPVYLILNQMGLTNTMMGIVLPGLVGAFAIFLFRQFMSDIPEELLEATRLDGAGEFRTFLQIVLPISTPILAVQAILTFIGGWNSFLWPLIIANDEKLYTLSVGLSLLKGQNESQFALQMAGSTFMVVPIMIIFIVFQKYIIENYTISGIK, encoded by the coding sequence GTGAAAACAGCTGTTCAGCAAGCCCGCGCCAATTCGCGCAGTGGAGAAAAAACATTTCAATGGTTCGTGGCGATTCTCCTGACCGTGGGAGGTCTGTTGATGGTGCTGCCTTTTGCGTGGATGATTTTATCCTCCTTTAAGACGGAGAGCGAGGTAACCCAAATTCCTCCAACCATCTGGCCGCAGCATTTCACATTGGACAATTTTAAAACACTATTTGATAGCATGGCTTTTGGCACCTATCTGACTAATACACTGGTGATTGTATTAGCTTCCTTTTTTGGATTATTCCTGAACGCCATGGCAGGCTACGGCTTTGCCAAATTCAAATTTAAAGGTAAAGGTTTCCTGTTCTATTTGGTGCTGGCCACGATGATGGTTCCGGGGCAGGTGACGATGATTCCCGTGTATTTGATTTTGAACCAGATGGGATTAACCAACACCATGATGGGGATTGTACTTCCTGGCTTGGTAGGCGCCTTCGCCATCTTCCTGTTCCGACAGTTTATGTCCGATATTCCGGAAGAACTGCTGGAGGCAACGCGCCTTGATGGTGCAGGGGAGTTTCGTACTTTCCTGCAAATTGTACTGCCTATCTCAACACCGATTTTGGCCGTACAGGCCATTCTGACCTTTATCGGCGGTTGGAACAGCTTCCTGTGGCCGCTCATTATTGCGAACGATGAGAAGCTGTATACGTTGTCCGTGGGACTATCGTTGCTCAAAGGCCAAAATGAGAGCCAGTTCGCGCTCCAGATGGCAGGCTCGACCTTCATGGTCGTACCGATCATGATCATATTCATTGTTTTCCAAAAGTATATTATCGAAAATTATACGATTTCGGGCATTAAGTAG
- a CDS encoding sigma-70 family RNA polymerase sigma factor, whose protein sequence is MMVMSFITFMIFHPSKGGLNMPTTMVTDCCEGDQCTRQYNCFYNQICELYLDDVYRFCIHLLKNELQFRCIAEECTQDTFLTARQQLCKLKLHPNVKGWLYLTAKHFVHKSLRRYYTQKKHETMFEHEACSLSISVEEDWEKSRFEDIDQIINSILMQLSKKEYELYQDYFLQNMSISILATKYNISITATTTRIYRLRKTLRTLSHQYYLTHM, encoded by the coding sequence ATGATGGTCATGAGTTTTATAACGTTTATGATCTTTCATCCGTCTAAAGGAGGCTTGAACATGCCGACAACGATGGTTACAGACTGCTGTGAAGGGGATCAATGCACTAGACAGTACAATTGTTTCTATAATCAAATATGTGAACTTTATCTGGACGACGTGTACCGTTTCTGCATACATCTGCTCAAAAATGAATTGCAATTTAGATGCATAGCAGAGGAGTGTACACAAGATACTTTTTTGACAGCAAGACAACAGCTATGTAAGCTCAAACTTCATCCCAATGTGAAAGGGTGGCTATACCTCACGGCCAAACACTTTGTACATAAATCATTAAGACGCTACTACACACAAAAAAAGCATGAGACTATGTTTGAACATGAGGCTTGCAGTCTTTCAATTTCGGTAGAAGAGGATTGGGAGAAAAGCAGGTTCGAAGATATTGATCAGATTATAAACAGCATCCTGATGCAACTCTCGAAGAAAGAATATGAGCTATATCAGGATTATTTTTTGCAGAACATGTCCATTTCGATCCTTGCTACCAAATATAATATTTCTATTACAGCTACCACTACACGGATTTACAGGCTTAGAAAAACACTCCGCACCCTGTCACATCAATATTATTTGACTCATATGTAA